In Gallus gallus isolate bGalGal1 chromosome Z, bGalGal1.mat.broiler.GRCg7b, whole genome shotgun sequence, one DNA window encodes the following:
- the RAD1 gene encoding cell cycle checkpoint protein RAD1 translates to MPFSTQSPASGEQYVLTASLDNARNLSSLLRAVHFQDHATCFATANGLRVTVEDAKCIQANAFIQAEIFQEFHVQEESVMFRINLAVFLDCLTIFGASSLPGTSTALRMCYRGYGHPLMLFLEEGGVVTVCRINTQEPEDLLDFNFCSTNVVNKIILQSDGLREAFSELDMTSEVLQITMSPDKPYFRLSTFGNAGSAHLDYPKDSDLMEAFHCNQTQTNRYKISLLKPSTKALALSCKVSIRTDNRGFLSLQYMIRNEDGQICFVEYYCCPNEEITEAEL, encoded by the exons ATGCCTTTCTCCACGCAGTCGCCTGCTAGCGGCGAGCAGTATGTCCTGACGGCCAGCCTGGACAACGCCCGCAATTTGTCCAGCCTCCTTAGGGCCGTCCACTTCCAGGATCATGCCACTTGCTTTGCCACAGCCAACGGCCTTCGGGTCACCGTGGAGGATGCCAAATGCATTCAGGCCAATGCTTTTATCCAG GCAGAAATTTTTCAGGAATTTCATGTTCAGGAAGAATCAGTGATGTTCCGAATCAATTTGGCTGTTTTCCTTGACTGCTTGACCATTTTTGGTGCCAGTTCTTTGCCAG GAACATCAACAGCTCTTCGGATGTGTTATCGTGGTTATGGCCATCCCCTGATGTTATTCTTAGAAGAAGGAGGAGTAGTGACAGTGTGCAGAATTAACACTCAAGAACCTGAGGACTTGTTAGACTTTAACTTTTGCAGTACTAACGTCGTCAATAAAATTATTCTGCAGTCAGACGGGCTACGAGAAGCATTTTCTGAACTTGATATGACCAGTGAAGTTCTGCAGATTACCATGTCTCCAGATAAACCAtacttcag GTTATCCACTTTTGGAAATGCAGGAAGTGCACATCTGGACTATCCCAAGGATTCGGATTTAATGGAAGCATTCCACTGTAACCAAACCCAGACAAACAG GTACAAGATTTCTTTGCTTAAACCATCTACAAAGGCACTGGCTTTATCTTGTAAAGTCTCCATTCGAACAGATAACCGAGGGTTTCTTTCACTGCAGTATATGATCAGGAATGAAGATGGACAGATTTGTTTTGTAGAATACTATTGTTGCCCCAATGAAGAAATCACTGAAGCAGAATTGTAG
- the BRIX1 gene encoding ribosome biogenesis protein BRX1 homolog, with product MAAAKRKRELGPAARPKKRAKGAPTGPGPTAKAGPEGAAPEEYSIPAPVSQGKWKNKERVLIFSSRGINFRTRHLMQDLRTLMPHSKADTKMDRKDKLFVINEVCEMKNCNKCIFFEAKKKQDLYMWLSNTPQGPSAKFLVQNIHTLAELKMTGNCLRGSRPLLSFDPTFDKEPHYALLKELFIQIFSTPQYHPKSQPFVDHVFTFTITDKRIWFRNYQIIEEDASLVEIGPRFVLNLIKIFQGSFGGPTLYENPHYQSPNMHRRLIRLSMAAKFREKHQVKEVQKIKKKESKMLIEEDPTEVVFETPAEEKPVEIQLVKPESKAIVKDKRKPRKIQRKKQKKLFRTEG from the exons ATGGCGGCGGCCAAGAGGAAACGTGAGTTGGGGCCTGCTGCCCGGCCGAAGAAGCGAGCAAAGGGGGCTCCAACCGGGCCCGGGCCGACCGCTAAGGCTGGTCCGGAGGGAGCAGCCCCGGAGGAGTACAGCATCCCGGCGCCGGTCTCTCAG ggtaaATGGAAGAACAAGGAGCGGgtgcttattttctcttcccGTGGAATTAATTTCAGAACAAGGCACCTAATGCAAGACTTGAGAACACTGATGCCTCATTCTAAAGCTG atacTAAAATGGACCGCAAAGACAAGTTGTTTGTAATTAACGAG GtatgtgaaatgaaaaactgtAATAAGTGCATCTTCTTTGAAgctaaaaagaaacaagatcTTTATATGTG GCTTTCAAATACTCCACAGGGACCATCAGCTAAATTCTTAGTGCAGAACA tTCATACACTGGCAGAATTGAAGATGACAGGAAACTGCTTAAGAGGCTCGCGGCCCCTTCTGTCCTTTGATCCA ACTTTTGACAAGGAGCCACACTATGCCTTGCTGAAGGAATTGTTTATTCAG atatttagTACACCACAGTATCATCCCAAAAGCCAGCCTTTTGTAGATCACGTTTTCACATTCACCATCACAGACAAGAGGATATGGTTTCGAAATTACCAG ATAATAGAAGAGGATGCATCCCTAGTAGAAATTGGACCTCGCTTTGTCCTGAATCTCATAAAAATCTTCCAGGGTAGCTTTGGAGGACCAACTTTGTATGAGAATCCCCATTATCAGTCCCCAAATATG CATCGACGGTTGATAAGATTGTCAATGGCTGCTAAGTTTAGAGAGAAACATCAGGTGAAAGAAGTAcaaaagattaagaaaaaggaGAGTAAAATGCTTATTGAAGAGGATCCCACTGAAGTGGTCTTCGAAACTCCAGCTGAAGAAAAGCCCGTGGAAATACAGCTTGTGAAACCAGAGTCAAAGGCAATTgtaaaagataaaaggaaacCGCGCAAAATtcagaggaagaagcagaaaaagcttttcagaaCTGAAGGATAA